In a single window of the Rhodoferax saidenbachensis genome:
- a CDS encoding LysR family transcriptional regulator, which translates to MKTTLEELLAFRAVVDTGSITAAADQLAQTVSGISRALSRLEKKLGTTLLRRTTRRLELTEEGRAFLARTRLILDAMDQAEEEMTMRRETPSGLLRVNAASSFMLHAVVPLMPAFHALYPKISLALDTDDLNVDLLEQRTDIAIRIGTLRDSTLHARPLCASPLRLLASPAYLEQHGKPRRATDLDHHTLIGNSKLPALNQWPLRTAQGDRYSATLTFSASSGETMRHLALAGMGIACIADFMTGADRKSGALVQVLTKETLDVRQSVNAVYYRNTALSSRITAFLDFLAARLQ; encoded by the coding sequence ATGAAAACCACGCTTGAAGAACTGCTGGCCTTTCGCGCCGTGGTCGACACCGGCTCCATCACCGCAGCGGCAGACCAGCTGGCGCAAACCGTCTCCGGCATCAGCCGTGCCCTGAGCCGGTTGGAGAAAAAGCTCGGTACCACGCTGCTGCGGCGCACGACGCGGCGGCTGGAACTGACGGAAGAAGGCCGTGCTTTCCTGGCGCGCACCCGACTGATTCTCGATGCGATGGACCAGGCCGAAGAAGAAATGACCATGCGGCGGGAAACACCGTCCGGGCTGCTGCGCGTCAATGCCGCATCGTCCTTCATGCTGCACGCGGTGGTGCCGCTGATGCCGGCTTTTCATGCGCTGTACCCCAAGATCAGCCTGGCGCTGGACACCGACGACCTCAATGTGGATCTGCTGGAGCAGCGCACCGACATTGCGATACGCATTGGCACGCTGCGCGACTCCACACTGCATGCGCGGCCCCTGTGCGCCAGCCCTTTGCGTCTGTTGGCCAGCCCGGCCTATCTCGAACAACACGGCAAACCCAGACGCGCAACCGATCTCGACCACCATACGCTGATTGGCAACAGCAAGCTGCCTGCGCTGAACCAGTGGCCGCTGCGCACAGCGCAGGGCGACCGCTACAGCGCCACGCTGACCTTCAGTGCCTCCAGCGGTGAAACCATGCGCCATCTCGCGCTGGCAGGCATGGGCATCGCCTGTATTGCGGACTTCATGACCGGCGCTGATCGCAAAAGCGGTGCACTGGTGCAGGTGCTGACCAAAGAAACGCTGGATGTGCGTCAAAGCGTGAACGCGGTGTATTACCGCAACACGGCGCTGTCGTCGCGGATCACTGCTTTCCTCGATTTCTTGGCGGCACGGTTGCAATAA
- the gap gene encoding type I glyceraldehyde-3-phosphate dehydrogenase, with the protein MTIKIGINGFGRIGRNVLRSAIQNFSDIEVVGINDLLEPEYLAYMLQYDSVHGRFKGTVSVEGNTLIINGKKIRLTQERDPAALKWNEVGADIVIESTGLFLDKVTAQKHIDAGAKKVILSAPSKDDTPMFVYGVNHTTYKGEAIISNASCTTNCLAPLAKVVHDKWGIKRGLMTTVHAATATQKTVDGPSNKDWRGGRGILENIIPSSTGAAKAVGVVIPELNKKLTGMSFRVPTSDVSVVDLTCELNSPATLAEICAEMKAQSQGALKGVLGYTEDKVVATDFRGETCTSVFDADASIALDGTFVKLVSWYDNEWGYSNKCLEMVRVVAK; encoded by the coding sequence ATGACTATCAAGATCGGTATCAACGGCTTTGGCCGCATCGGACGCAACGTACTGCGCTCTGCTATTCAAAACTTCAGCGACATTGAAGTGGTTGGCATCAACGACCTGCTGGAGCCCGAGTACCTGGCGTACATGCTGCAGTACGACAGCGTGCACGGCCGCTTCAAGGGCACCGTGTCGGTGGAAGGCAATACGCTGATCATCAACGGCAAGAAGATCCGCCTGACGCAAGAGCGTGACCCGGCTGCGCTGAAGTGGAATGAAGTCGGTGCGGATATCGTTATCGAATCCACCGGCCTGTTCCTGGACAAAGTCACCGCGCAAAAGCATATTGACGCAGGTGCCAAGAAAGTCATCCTGTCGGCACCTTCCAAGGACGACACCCCCATGTTCGTCTACGGTGTGAACCACACGACCTACAAGGGTGAAGCCATCATCTCCAACGCATCCTGCACCACCAACTGCCTGGCTCCTTTGGCCAAGGTGGTGCACGACAAGTGGGGTATCAAGCGCGGCCTGATGACCACCGTGCACGCTGCGACAGCAACGCAAAAGACTGTGGACGGCCCGTCCAACAAAGACTGGCGCGGCGGCCGCGGCATTCTGGAAAACATCATTCCTTCGAGCACCGGCGCTGCCAAGGCGGTCGGCGTGGTGATTCCTGAGCTGAACAAAAAGCTCACCGGTATGTCCTTCCGCGTACCCACCAGCGATGTGTCCGTGGTCGATCTGACGTGCGAACTCAACAGCCCCGCCACGCTGGCTGAAATCTGCGCCGAGATGAAGGCGCAGAGCCAAGGCGCACTGAAGGGCGTGCTGGGTTACACCGAAGACAAGGTGGTCGCCACCGACTTCCGCGGTGAAACCTGCACCAGCGTGTTCGACGCCGATGCCTCCATCGCTCTGGATGGCACGTTCGTCAAGCTGGTGAGCTGGTACGACAACGAATGGGGCTACTCGAACAAATGCCTGGAGATGGTTCGCGTCGTCGCGAAGTAA
- the tkt gene encoding transketolase, translated as MAPTQNTPQMANAIRALAMDAVQQANSGHPGAPMGMADMAVALWGEHLSHNPTNPLWLNRDRFVLSNGHGSMLIYALLHLTGYKLPMSELKNFRQLHSKTAGHPEFGITPGVETTTGPLGQGITNAVGMALAEKLLASEFNREGHNVVDHHTYVMLGDGCLMEGISHEAASLAGAWKLNKLIALYDDNGISIDGQVAPWFADNTALRFVAYGWNVIGPIDGHDAAAVSKAIAEAKLQTEHPTLIICKTHIGKGSPNRANTSKAHGEPLGAEEIKLTRAALGWDSAPFVIPKEIYADWDAKEKGKAAEAAWNVQFAAYKAAYPELAKELLRRMKGDLPKNFVQTAVDTVIGAHQKAETVASRKASQLALESFTAALPELLGGSADLTGSNLTNTKSTPQLRFDALTGGVVKNEAGQGGRHINYGVREFGMAAIMNGVALHGGFIPYGGTFLTFSDYSRNAIRMAALMKIRVVHVFTHDSIGLGEDGPTHQSVEHAASLRLIPNLDVWRPGDTAETAVAWTVALQNKAKPTALLLSRQNISYAPKGDSAAAPDASGIDAISKGAYVLSEPSEVGLKKKAQAVIIATGSEVQLALKAQELLATKKIAVRVVSMPSTTTFDQQTAAYKAEVLPAGVPRIAVEMGSTDGWWKYGVSAVVGLDTFGESAPAPVLFKHFGFTPENVAETVQKVLSK; from the coding sequence ATGGCCCCCACGCAAAACACCCCCCAAATGGCCAACGCCATCCGCGCCCTGGCAATGGACGCAGTGCAACAAGCCAACTCCGGCCACCCTGGCGCCCCCATGGGCATGGCCGACATGGCAGTGGCCCTGTGGGGTGAGCACCTGAGCCACAACCCGACCAACCCCCTGTGGCTGAACCGCGACCGTTTTGTGCTGTCCAACGGCCACGGCTCCATGCTGATTTACGCGCTCTTGCACCTGACCGGCTACAAGCTGCCGATGTCTGAGCTGAAGAACTTCCGCCAGCTGCACAGCAAGACCGCCGGCCACCCCGAGTTCGGCATCACCCCCGGCGTGGAAACCACCACCGGCCCGCTGGGCCAGGGCATCACCAATGCCGTGGGCATGGCGCTGGCCGAGAAGCTGCTGGCCAGTGAATTCAACCGCGAAGGCCACAACGTTGTTGACCACCACACCTACGTGATGCTGGGCGATGGCTGCCTGATGGAAGGCATCAGCCACGAAGCCGCGTCGCTGGCTGGCGCCTGGAAGCTCAACAAGCTGATCGCGCTGTACGACGACAACGGCATCTCCATCGACGGCCAGGTCGCACCCTGGTTTGCTGACAACACCGCGCTGCGTTTTGTGGCCTACGGTTGGAACGTGATTGGCCCGATCGACGGCCACGACGCAGCCGCCGTGTCCAAAGCGATTGCCGAAGCCAAGCTGCAGACCGAACACCCCACGCTGATCATCTGCAAGACCCACATCGGCAAAGGCAGCCCGAACCGCGCCAACACCTCCAAGGCCCACGGCGAGCCTCTTGGTGCCGAAGAAATCAAGCTCACGCGCGCCGCGCTGGGCTGGGACTCTGCCCCGTTCGTGATCCCCAAGGAAATCTACGCCGACTGGGACGCCAAGGAAAAAGGCAAGGCCGCTGAAGCCGCCTGGAACGTGCAATTTGCCGCCTACAAAGCCGCCTACCCCGAGCTGGCCAAGGAACTGCTGCGCCGCATGAAGGGCGACCTGCCCAAGAACTTTGTGCAGACCGCGGTGGACACCGTGATCGGCGCGCACCAGAAGGCCGAGACAGTGGCCAGCCGCAAGGCCAGCCAGCTGGCGCTGGAGTCCTTCACCGCTGCACTGCCCGAGCTGCTGGGTGGCTCTGCCGATTTGACCGGTTCCAACCTCACCAACACCAAGAGCACGCCCCAGTTGCGCTTTGACGCGCTGACCGGCGGGGTGGTCAAGAACGAAGCCGGCCAGGGCGGCCGCCACATCAACTACGGCGTGCGCGAATTCGGCATGGCCGCCATCATGAACGGCGTGGCCCTGCACGGTGGTTTCATCCCCTACGGTGGTACCTTCCTGACCTTCAGCGACTACAGCCGCAACGCCATCCGTATGGCCGCGCTGATGAAGATTCGCGTGGTGCATGTGTTCACGCACGACTCCATCGGCCTGGGCGAAGACGGCCCGACCCACCAGTCTGTCGAACACGCCGCCAGCCTGCGTTTGATCCCCAACCTGGACGTGTGGCGTCCGGGCGATACGGCCGAAACCGCCGTGGCCTGGACCGTGGCGTTGCAAAACAAGGCCAAGCCCACTGCACTGCTGCTCAGCCGCCAGAACATCAGCTACGCACCCAAGGGCGACTCCGCTGCAGCACCTGACGCCAGCGGCATCGACGCGATCAGCAAGGGTGCCTACGTGTTGTCCGAGCCATCGGAAGTAGGCCTGAAGAAAAAGGCGCAGGCGGTCATCATCGCCACCGGCTCCGAAGTGCAACTGGCACTCAAGGCGCAAGAGCTGCTCGCTACCAAAAAGATAGCTGTTCGCGTAGTTTCCATGCCGTCTACCACCACATTTGACCAACAAACTGCTGCCTACAAGGCGGAAGTGTTGCCGGCCGGTGTGCCCCGCATCGCGGTGGAAATGGGTTCGACCGACGGTTGGTGGAAATACGGCGTGTCGGCCGTGGTCGGTCTGGACACCTTCGGTGAGTCCGCCCCCGCGCCGGTACTGTTCAAGCACTTTGGTTTCACGCCCGAGAACGTGGCAGAAACCGTGCAAAAAGTTTTGAGCAAATAA
- a CDS encoding glutathione S-transferase family protein — MQLYSSALSLFSRKVEIALAEKGLAFDRVMVPFTQTVGYSPKHPEVLAINPKGQVPVLIDGDLKLYDSTVILEYLEDAYPTPALYHASPGGRAQCRLWDVYADEILLAPVRALMHRTGPRPADPQCWLDLEAAAEVAKGQIAQHFTHIDQQLAGKAYLCGTFSVADIAMFVTVLYSQRLGGPSIKGHAALHAWYSGLELRAAFARVVDEIAAADRALSVPVDGAYA, encoded by the coding sequence ATGCAACTCTATTCATCCGCCCTCAGTCTGTTCTCCCGCAAAGTGGAAATCGCGCTGGCCGAAAAAGGCCTGGCGTTTGACCGTGTGATGGTGCCCTTTACCCAGACCGTGGGCTACAGCCCCAAGCACCCCGAGGTGCTGGCCATCAACCCCAAGGGCCAGGTACCGGTGCTGATCGACGGCGACCTCAAGCTGTACGACTCCACCGTCATCCTCGAATACCTGGAAGACGCCTACCCCACACCGGCGCTGTACCACGCCAGCCCAGGCGGCCGCGCGCAGTGCCGTCTGTGGGACGTCTATGCCGATGAAATCTTGCTGGCACCCGTGCGCGCCCTGATGCACCGCACCGGCCCGCGCCCGGCCGACCCACAATGCTGGCTGGATCTGGAAGCGGCGGCAGAGGTGGCAAAGGGGCAGATCGCCCAGCACTTCACCCACATCGACCAGCAGTTGGCCGGCAAGGCTTATTTATGCGGCACGTTCAGCGTGGCCGACATTGCGATGTTTGTGACGGTGCTGTACAGCCAGCGCCTGGGCGGGCCGTCGATCAAAGGGCATGCGGCGCTGCATGCCTGGTACAGCGGGCTGGAATTACGCGCGGCGTTTGCGCGTGTGGTGGACGAGATTGCAGCGGCGGACCGGGCGCTGTCCGTGCCGGTCGACGGGGCGTATGCCTAG
- a CDS encoding GFA family protein — protein sequence MRQVFEGHCQCGAVVYRVTGVAATLFACHCTECQRQSSSAFGMALWVKEPVVELASGAVKEWIRTMPSGRKMSCQFCPDCGTRLFHTTVGQTQLLSIKPGTLRDTRGLKPVGHIWVGSKQTWFDIEDGTLQYPGNPESFDDLMRAWSERP from the coding sequence ATGCGACAAGTGTTTGAGGGGCATTGCCAGTGCGGGGCCGTCGTATACCGCGTGACGGGTGTGGCTGCGACTTTATTTGCGTGCCATTGCACCGAATGTCAGCGTCAATCCAGCAGCGCATTTGGCATGGCACTGTGGGTAAAAGAGCCTGTGGTAGAGCTGGCATCGGGGGCGGTGAAAGAATGGATTCGCACCATGCCATCAGGGCGAAAAATGTCGTGTCAGTTTTGCCCCGACTGTGGCACGCGCTTATTCCACACGACGGTCGGTCAGACCCAGCTCCTGAGCATCAAACCAGGCACCCTGCGCGATACGCGTGGTTTGAAACCGGTTGGACACATCTGGGTTGGCAGCAAACAGACGTGGTTTGACATCGAAGACGGCACGCTTCAATACCCAGGTAACCCGGAATCCTTTGACGACCTGATGCGTGCTTGGTCAGAACGTCCATGA
- a CDS encoding GNAT family N-acetyltransferase, protein MEYAIEHEEAAAKGAFFVQKDGQRVAEMSYSRTNATLIIIDHTEVDASLSGQGVGKKLLAALIEWARSTGTKVVPLCPFAKAQFDKDASIRDVLR, encoded by the coding sequence ATGGAATATGCAATCGAACACGAAGAAGCCGCTGCCAAGGGGGCCTTTTTTGTCCAGAAGGACGGTCAGCGCGTGGCCGAGATGAGCTACAGCCGTACCAACGCGACGCTGATCATCATTGACCACACAGAGGTCGATGCGTCTTTGAGTGGCCAGGGCGTCGGCAAGAAGTTGCTCGCGGCGTTGATTGAATGGGCCCGCAGCACAGGCACCAAGGTGGTCCCGCTGTGCCCGTTTGCCAAGGCGCAGTTCGACAAGGACGCCTCCATCCGCGACGTGCTGCGCTAG
- a CDS encoding VOC family protein, translating into MVPFSIQRIDHLVFRVRDLQRSIAFYETVLGCAVVRRRDDLGLIHIRVGTSMVDLISVDGKLGRAGGVAAGAEGKNVDHLCLRIAPFVEESIVRHLGQNGITPHGPATSNFGAEGEGFSLYFDDPDGNTIELKGPSLADTP; encoded by the coding sequence ATGGTTCCCTTCTCCATCCAGCGCATTGACCATCTGGTTTTCCGCGTGCGCGATCTTCAGCGCAGCATTGCTTTTTATGAAACCGTTTTGGGTTGTGCGGTGGTGCGCCGCAGAGACGACCTGGGGCTGATACACATCCGTGTAGGGACGTCCATGGTCGATCTGATTTCCGTGGATGGAAAACTCGGCCGCGCGGGTGGCGTGGCCGCTGGTGCGGAAGGCAAAAACGTCGACCACCTGTGTCTGCGCATAGCCCCGTTTGTGGAGGAGTCCATCGTGCGCCATCTGGGGCAAAACGGCATCACGCCGCACGGACCGGCAACAAGCAACTTCGGCGCCGAAGGAGAAGGTTTCTCTTTGTACTTCGATGACCCGGACGGAAATACCATCGAGCTCAAAGGCCCAAGCCTCGCCGATACGCCTTGA
- a CDS encoding NADH:flavin oxidoreductase/NADH oxidase: MSLLFTPLTLSSPRGGITLPNRIVVAPMCQYSAVNGEATDWHLMHWANLLNSGAALFTIEATAVLPEGRITPACLGLWDAGTEAKLADTLARARKLAPQTAVCIQLAHAGRKASSALPWQGAQLLSKAEGGWETFGPSATPHLPTEAPPTAMDAAELARVRDAFVLAAQRADAMGIDAVEIHAAHGYLLHEFLSPIANQRTDDYGGSFENRIRYPLEVFAAVRAAFKGVLGLRISASDWVEGAWDVDQSAEFAKRLKALGADFIHTSSGGVSPQQKIALGAGYQVPFARQVRQTSDLTTIAVGLITDAHQAEAILQNGDADLIAMARAFLYQPRWGWQAAAALGGEVAANPVYWRSLPREASAVFGKAATVGVR; this comes from the coding sequence ATGTCCCTGCTCTTCACCCCCCTGACCCTGTCTTCCCCACGCGGCGGCATCACGCTGCCCAACCGCATCGTCGTGGCGCCCATGTGCCAGTACTCGGCGGTCAACGGCGAGGCGACCGACTGGCATTTGATGCACTGGGCCAACCTGCTCAACAGTGGTGCGGCGCTGTTCACCATCGAAGCCACCGCCGTGTTGCCCGAAGGGCGCATTACACCGGCTTGCCTGGGCCTGTGGGACGCGGGCACTGAGGCAAAGCTGGCCGACACGCTGGCGCGCGCACGCAAGCTGGCGCCACAAACCGCGGTGTGTATCCAGCTCGCACACGCCGGGCGCAAGGCGTCAAGCGCGCTGCCCTGGCAGGGCGCGCAACTGCTGTCCAAGGCCGAAGGCGGCTGGGAAACCTTTGGCCCCAGCGCCACGCCGCATCTGCCGACCGAAGCGCCCCCCACAGCGATGGATGCGGCCGAGCTGGCGCGGGTGCGTGACGCCTTTGTGCTGGCGGCGCAGCGTGCCGACGCCATGGGCATAGACGCGGTAGAAATCCACGCGGCACACGGCTACCTGCTGCACGAGTTTTTGTCGCCGATTGCCAACCAACGCACCGATGACTACGGCGGCAGTTTTGAGAACCGCATCCGTTACCCGCTGGAGGTGTTTGCCGCCGTGCGCGCCGCCTTCAAGGGCGTGCTGGGCCTGCGTATTTCAGCCAGTGACTGGGTCGAAGGCGCGTGGGACGTGGACCAGAGCGCCGAGTTCGCCAAACGCCTCAAGGCATTGGGCGCGGACTTCATTCACACCTCGTCCGGCGGCGTGTCGCCGCAGCAAAAGATTGCATTGGGTGCGGGTTACCAGGTGCCTTTTGCGCGACAGGTGCGCCAGACCAGCGACCTGACCACCATCGCCGTGGGCCTGATCACCGACGCGCACCAGGCCGAGGCGATTTTGCAAAACGGCGATGCCGACCTGATCGCCATGGCGCGGGCCTTTCTGTACCAGCCGCGCTGGGGTTGGCAGGCCGCTGCCGCACTGGGCGGCGAAGTGGCGGCCAATCCGGTGTACTGGCGCAGCCTGCCGCGCGAGGCTTCGGCCGTGTTTGGCAAGGCGGCCACGGTGGGCGTGCGCTGA
- a CDS encoding NRAMP family divalent metal transporter codes for MVKQKAQQFINRLGPGLITGAADDDPSGIATYSQAGSQFRFAMVWTLLITTPLMIGIQMLSARIGWVTGEGLAANINKMFPRWLTTGLVTLLVVANTINIAADIGAMGEALRLLVGGPLALYVLGFGVLCICTQVLFSYERTVRVLKWLTLTLFAYVAVILTVRVPWKQALSESFQPWNFALEHASLKDYAAMVVAMLGTTISPYLFFWQAAQEVEDSNRRPNAAALKTHPDYAAEHLSRIKQDTFIGMGFSNLVALCIVVATAVTLNAQGITSIQTSSQAAEALRPVAGEFAFLIFALGIIGTGLLAVPVLAGSAAYAVSELYGWKASLAHGFREARGFYLIIIAATGIGTVIGYLEVDPIQALVWSAIVNGVISVPIMAAMMLVGQSERVMGPHTISRRHRFFGWAATGVMAIAVVVMLGTSF; via the coding sequence ATGGTCAAACAAAAAGCCCAACAATTCATCAACCGGCTGGGCCCCGGCCTGATCACCGGCGCGGCGGACGACGACCCCAGCGGCATCGCCACCTACTCGCAGGCGGGCTCGCAGTTCCGCTTTGCCATGGTCTGGACGCTGCTGATCACCACGCCGCTGATGATTGGCATCCAGATGCTGTCGGCCCGCATCGGCTGGGTCACAGGCGAAGGCCTGGCGGCCAATATCAACAAGATGTTTCCACGCTGGCTCACTACCGGCCTGGTCACCTTGCTGGTGGTGGCCAACACCATCAACATCGCGGCCGACATTGGCGCCATGGGCGAAGCCCTGCGCCTGCTGGTGGGCGGGCCACTGGCGCTGTATGTGCTGGGTTTTGGCGTGCTGTGCATCTGCACCCAGGTGCTGTTTTCCTACGAGCGCACGGTGCGCGTGCTGAAGTGGCTGACGCTGACGCTGTTTGCCTATGTCGCGGTGATCCTGACGGTGCGCGTGCCGTGGAAACAGGCGCTGAGCGAGTCGTTCCAGCCCTGGAACTTTGCGCTGGAACACGCCAGCCTGAAGGACTATGCCGCCATGGTGGTGGCCATGCTGGGCACCACTATCAGCCCCTACCTGTTCTTCTGGCAGGCCGCGCAAGAGGTGGAGGACAGCAACCGCCGCCCCAACGCCGCCGCGCTCAAGACCCACCCCGACTACGCGGCCGAACACCTGTCGCGCATCAAGCAGGACACGTTTATCGGCATGGGGTTTTCCAATCTGGTGGCGCTGTGCATCGTGGTGGCCACCGCGGTAACGCTCAACGCGCAGGGCATCACCAGCATCCAGACCTCATCGCAGGCGGCGGAGGCGCTGCGCCCGGTGGCGGGTGAGTTTGCCTTCCTGATTTTTGCGCTGGGCATTATCGGCACGGGCCTGCTGGCCGTACCGGTGCTGGCCGGGTCGGCCGCCTATGCCGTGAGTGAGCTGTATGGCTGGAAAGCCAGCCTGGCGCACGGTTTCCGTGAGGCCCGGGGCTTCTACCTGATCATCATCGCCGCCACCGGCATTGGCACAGTGATCGGCTACCTGGAGGTAGACCCCATCCAGGCACTGGTGTGGAGCGCGATTGTGAATGGCGTGATCTCGGTGCCCATCATGGCAGCCATGATGCTGGTGGGACAGTCCGAGCGTGTGATGGGCCCACACACCATCTCCCGGCGCCACCGCTTTTTCGGTTGGGCCGCCACCGGGGTCATGGCGATTGCCGTGGTGGTGATGCTGGGCACCAGCTTTTGA
- a CDS encoding penicillin-binding protein 1A: MQMPIQFQGPWPKRVLQVALALAALGLVLLLVATAFFYTQLPDTASLSNYQPKQPLRVFTADGVEMGGFGAERRVYQRIDQIPALMKDSLLAVEDSRFYSHGGLDPIGVGRALVAIVTGGRMQGASTITQQVARTFFLSRSRTLERKLKEAMLAYRIEAQLSKDQILELYMNQIYLGARSYGFEAAAQTYFGKTLSALSPAECAMLAGLPQNPYFANPIQNLDRARARQIVALGRMRSQEVIDGGQYAAALLEKLVVRKPHDVDVHAEYAAEMVRQQVYAQYGELSYTTGLNVTTTLRAAEQQAAYKALRRTLVEHSLRQVWRGPEGQINLADSLKDENPAVAQALADFDDDEDLRLAIVTRASTKAVTLVLGSGEVVTVDGAGLRPAQSGLADSAPAKLRVRRGAVVRVLQQGKAWSLVQWPETEGALVALDPANGEIRALVGGFDFHRNQFNHVTQGWRQPGSSYKPFIYSGAIENGVQPETLINDAPLQNVGDWAPENDDGSTDGPITLRQALARSKNLVSIRLVQLLSPQGAREWTSRFGFDIERQPDNLTQALGTGSTNPLQLAGAYAVLANGGYRVSPLLIQRIARASGEVVFEAPPPAVLDESQRAIPARNAFMVSSLLQEVTRSGTAARAQATLKRPDLYGKTGTTDDVVDAWFAGYQPGLVAVVWVGYDIPRSLGSRASGSALALPAWIDFMATALKGVPVQEVQPPEGVVRSGSDWRYSEWNWGGFITSLGVDSPAISPALAVHPGEPAPPSTNRPIVITPPG; this comes from the coding sequence ATGCAGATGCCAATTCAGTTCCAGGGCCCCTGGCCCAAACGCGTGCTCCAAGTGGCCCTGGCGCTGGCTGCCCTGGGGCTGGTGTTGCTGTTGGTCGCGACGGCGTTTTTCTACACCCAGCTGCCGGATACCGCGTCCCTCTCCAACTACCAGCCCAAACAACCGCTGCGTGTGTTCACGGCTGATGGGGTGGAGATGGGCGGCTTCGGCGCCGAGCGCCGGGTCTACCAGCGCATCGACCAGATCCCCGCGCTCATGAAAGACAGCCTGCTGGCAGTGGAAGATTCGCGCTTCTACAGCCACGGTGGGCTGGACCCGATTGGCGTGGGGCGCGCACTGGTGGCCATCGTCACCGGTGGGCGCATGCAGGGCGCATCCACCATCACGCAGCAGGTGGCGCGCACCTTCTTTTTGAGCCGCTCGCGCACGCTGGAGCGCAAGCTCAAGGAGGCCATGCTGGCCTACCGTATCGAAGCGCAGCTCAGCAAGGACCAGATCCTGGAGCTGTACATGAACCAGATTTACCTGGGCGCGCGCTCCTACGGCTTTGAGGCGGCGGCGCAAACCTACTTCGGCAAGACCCTCTCGGCGCTGTCACCGGCCGAGTGCGCCATGCTGGCCGGCCTGCCGCAGAACCCCTACTTTGCCAACCCGATCCAGAACCTGGACCGCGCCCGCGCGCGCCAGATCGTGGCGCTGGGGCGCATGCGTTCGCAGGAGGTGATTGACGGCGGCCAGTACGCCGCCGCGCTGCTGGAAAAGCTGGTGGTGCGCAAGCCGCATGACGTGGATGTGCACGCCGAATACGCGGCCGAAATGGTGCGCCAGCAGGTCTATGCCCAGTACGGTGAACTCAGCTACACCACCGGCCTCAACGTCACCACCACGCTGCGCGCGGCCGAGCAGCAGGCGGCTTACAAGGCACTGCGCCGCACGCTGGTGGAGCATTCGCTGCGCCAGGTCTGGCGCGGCCCCGAGGGGCAGATCAATTTGGCCGACTCGCTCAAGGACGAGAACCCCGCCGTGGCCCAGGCGTTGGCCGACTTTGACGACGACGAGGACTTGCGCCTGGCTATCGTGACACGCGCCAGTACCAAAGCCGTCACGCTGGTGCTGGGCTCGGGCGAGGTGGTCACGGTGGACGGTGCGGGCTTGCGCCCTGCGCAAAGCGGGCTGGCGGACTCCGCACCGGCCAAGTTGCGCGTGCGCCGGGGTGCGGTGGTGCGCGTGTTGCAGCAGGGCAAGGCCTGGAGCCTGGTGCAGTGGCCCGAAACCGAAGGCGCCCTGGTCGCGCTGGACCCGGCCAATGGTGAGATTCGTGCGCTGGTGGGCGGCTTTGACTTTCACCGCAACCAGTTCAACCACGTGACCCAGGGCTGGCGCCAGCCCGGCTCCAGCTACAAACCCTTCATCTATTCCGGCGCCATTGAAAATGGCGTGCAGCCTGAGACGCTGATCAACGATGCCCCGCTGCAGAACGTGGGTGACTGGGCGCCGGAGAACGACGACGGCAGCACTGACGGCCCCATCACGCTGCGCCAGGCGCTGGCGCGCTCCAAAAACCTGGTGTCCATCCGCTTGGTGCAACTGCTCTCGCCGCAGGGCGCCCGCGAGTGGACCAGCCGGTTTGGATTTGATATCGAGCGCCAGCCCGACAACCTGACGCAGGCGCTGGGCACGGGCTCCACCAACCCTTTGCAACTGGCCGGTGCCTACGCCGTGCTGGCCAATGGCGGCTACCGGGTGAGCCCGCTGCTGATCCAGCGCATTGCCCGTGCCAGTGGTGAGGTGGTGTTTGAAGCCCCGCCACCAGCCGTGCTGGACGAGAGCCAGCGCGCCATCCCTGCGCGCAATGCTTTCATGGTCTCCAGCCTGCTGCAGGAAGTCACGCGCAGCGGCACCGCCGCGCGTGCGCAGGCCACACTCAAGCGCCCCGACCTGTATGGCAAAACCGGCACCACGGACGACGTGGTGGACGCCTGGTTTGCCGGCTACCAGCCGGGCCTGGTGGCCGTGGTGTGGGTGGGGTATGACATACCGCGCAGCCTGGGCTCACGCGCCTCGGGTTCGGCCCTGGCCCTGCCCGCGTGGATCGACTTCATGGCCACGGCCCTCAAAGGCGTGCCGGTGCAGGAAGTGCAGCCACCCGAAGGCGTGGTGCGTTCGGGCAGCGACTGGCGGTATTCCGAATGGAACTGGGGCGGCTTCATCACCAGCCTGGGCGTGGACAGCCCGGCCATCAGCCCGGCGCTGGCCGTGCACCCCGGTGAGCCCGCCCCGCCCAGCACCAACAGGCCTATCGTTATCACACCACCTGGATGA